The Streptomyces sp. NBC_01255 genome window below encodes:
- the dxr gene encoding 1-deoxy-D-xylulose-5-phosphate reductoisomerase — protein sequence MSDRPSPLADPHIAFDVSEGRRDIVVLGSTGSIGTQAIDLVLRNPDRFRVTALAASGGRVALLAEQAHRLKVAAVAVAREEVLPELRDALKALYGSEPLPELLAGPDAATQLAASPCHTVLNGITGSIGLAPTLAALEAGRTLALANKESLIVGGPLVKALAKPGQIIPVDSEHAALFQALAAGTRADVRKLVVTASGGPFRGRTREQLADVTREDALAHPTWAMGPVITVNSATLVNKGLEVIEAHLLYDIPFDRIEVVVHPQSYVHSMVEFTDGSTLAQATPPDMRGPIAIGIGWPERVPDAAPAFDWTKASTWEFFPLDTEAFPSVGLARHVGELGGTAPAVFNAANEECVEAFLAGRLPFNGIMDTVTAVVAEHGVPGTGTSLTVPDVLEAETWARARARELAAKATAEARA from the coding sequence ATGAGCGACCGCCCCTCTCCTCTCGCCGATCCCCACATCGCCTTCGACGTCTCCGAAGGACGCCGGGACATCGTCGTCCTCGGCTCGACCGGGTCCATCGGCACCCAGGCCATCGACCTGGTGCTGCGCAACCCCGACCGCTTCCGGGTCACCGCCCTGGCCGCCTCCGGCGGCCGGGTCGCCCTGCTCGCCGAGCAGGCGCACCGGCTGAAGGTCGCCGCGGTCGCGGTCGCCCGTGAGGAGGTGCTGCCCGAGCTGCGCGACGCGCTGAAGGCGCTGTACGGTTCCGAGCCGCTGCCCGAGCTCCTGGCGGGCCCCGACGCCGCCACCCAGCTGGCCGCCTCCCCGTGCCACACCGTGCTCAACGGCATCACCGGCTCCATCGGCCTCGCGCCCACGCTCGCCGCCCTCGAAGCCGGCCGCACCCTCGCCCTCGCCAACAAGGAGTCGCTGATCGTCGGCGGCCCGCTGGTCAAGGCACTCGCGAAACCGGGGCAGATCATCCCGGTCGACTCCGAGCACGCGGCCCTCTTCCAGGCGCTCGCCGCCGGCACCCGCGCCGACGTCCGCAAGCTGGTCGTCACGGCCTCCGGCGGCCCCTTCCGCGGCCGTACGCGCGAGCAGCTGGCCGACGTCACCCGCGAGGACGCGCTCGCCCACCCGACCTGGGCCATGGGCCCGGTGATCACGGTGAACAGCGCCACCCTGGTGAACAAGGGCCTCGAAGTCATCGAGGCACACCTGCTGTACGACATCCCCTTCGACCGCATCGAGGTCGTCGTGCACCCCCAGTCGTACGTCCACTCGATGGTGGAGTTCACGGACGGCTCCACGCTCGCCCAGGCGACCCCGCCCGACATGCGCGGCCCCATCGCCATCGGCATCGGCTGGCCCGAGCGCGTCCCGGACGCGGCCCCGGCCTTCGACTGGACCAAGGCCTCCACCTGGGAGTTCTTCCCGCTCGACACGGAGGCCTTCCCGTCGGTCGGCCTGGCGCGGCACGTCGGCGAGCTGGGCGGCACGGCCCCCGCCGTCTTCAACGCGGCGAACGAGGAGTGCGTCGAGGCGTTTCTCGCCGGGCGGCTGCCGTTCAACGGAATCATGGATACGGTCACAGCGGTCGTCGCGGAGCACGGCGTTCCCGGTACGGGAACCTCCCTCACCGTCCCGGACGTCCTCGAAGCGGAGACCTGGGCACGGGCCCGGGCCCGTGAACTGGCGGCGAAGGCAACGGCGGAGGCGCGCGCATGA
- the aroA gene encoding 3-phosphoshikimate 1-carboxyvinyltransferase, which yields MTVIDIPGSKSVTARALFLAAAAEGTTTLLRPLVSDDTEGFAEGLAALGYEVRREPGAWHIEGRPDGPGADTAEVYCRDGATTARFLPTLVAAGRGAYRFDASAQMRGRPLGPLSTALRTLGVDLRHLEKEGHHPLAVHAHGVKGGALTLDAGQSSQYLTALLMLGPLTAEGLDITVTDLVSEPYVEITLAMMRAFGADVRQEGRTYRVAPTGYRARTYGVEPDASTASYFFAAAALEPGRSVTVPGLGTGALQGDLAFVDVLRRMGADVEITDSGTTVRSTGTLRGLTVNMRDISDTMPTLAALAPFAEGPVRIEDVANTRVKECDRLDACADNLRRLGITVRTGPDWIEIHPGTPTGPVEIATHGDHRIVMSFAVTALRTPGITFDDPGCVKKTFPDFHRVFDAFVHTP from the coding sequence GTGACCGTCATCGACATCCCCGGCTCCAAGTCCGTCACCGCCCGCGCGCTTTTCCTCGCCGCCGCCGCGGAGGGCACCACGACCCTCCTCAGGCCGCTCGTCTCCGACGACACCGAGGGCTTCGCCGAAGGTCTCGCCGCGCTCGGCTACGAGGTCCGCCGCGAGCCCGGCGCCTGGCACATCGAGGGTCGGCCCGACGGCCCCGGCGCGGACACGGCCGAGGTCTACTGCCGCGACGGCGCCACCACCGCCCGCTTCCTGCCCACCCTCGTGGCCGCGGGCCGCGGCGCGTACCGCTTCGACGCCTCCGCGCAGATGCGAGGCCGTCCTCTCGGACCCTTGTCGACGGCTCTGCGTACTCTCGGTGTCGATCTGCGGCACCTGGAGAAGGAGGGCCACCACCCGCTCGCCGTCCACGCCCACGGCGTGAAGGGCGGCGCGCTCACCCTCGACGCCGGGCAGTCCTCCCAGTACCTGACGGCCCTGCTCATGCTGGGCCCGCTCACCGCCGAGGGCCTCGACATCACCGTCACCGACCTGGTCTCGGAGCCGTACGTCGAGATCACCCTCGCGATGATGCGGGCCTTCGGGGCCGACGTACGCCAGGAGGGCCGTACGTACCGGGTCGCCCCCACCGGCTACCGGGCGAGGACCTACGGCGTCGAGCCCGACGCCTCCACCGCCAGCTACTTCTTCGCCGCGGCCGCCCTCGAACCGGGCCGCTCCGTCACCGTCCCCGGCCTCGGCACCGGCGCCCTCCAGGGCGACCTGGCCTTCGTCGACGTCCTGCGCCGCATGGGCGCCGACGTCGAGATCACCGACTCCGGGACGACCGTCCGCTCCACCGGCACCCTGCGCGGACTCACCGTCAACATGCGGGACATCTCCGACACCATGCCGACCCTCGCCGCGCTCGCGCCCTTCGCCGAAGGACCCGTCCGCATCGAGGACGTCGCCAACACCCGGGTCAAGGAGTGCGACCGCCTCGACGCCTGCGCCGACAACCTGCGCCGCCTCGGCATCACCGTCCGCACCGGCCCCGACTGGATCGAGATCCACCCCGGCACCCCCACCGGACCCGTCGAGATCGCCACCCACGGCGACCACCGGATCGTCATGTCCTTCGCGGTCACGGCCCTGCGCACCCCCGGGATCACCTTCGACGACCCCGGCTGTGTGAAGAAGACCTTCCCCGACTTCCACCGGGTCTTCGACGCGTTTGTCCACACCCCGTGA
- a CDS encoding acyl-CoA dehydrogenase family protein, whose product MSAPTQRPKVTAREARQTAEAAREQDWHKPSFAKELFLGRFRLDLIHPHPLPADEDVRRGEAFLATLRTFCETRIDGARIEREARIPDETITGLKEIGALGMKIDPAYGGLGLTQLYYNRALALVGSASPAVGALLSAHQSIGVPQPLKLFGTQAQKDAFLPRLARTDLSAFLLTEPDVGSDPARLATTAVPEDGDGDDTYVLDGVKLWTTNGVVADLLVVMARVPASEGHRGGITAFVVEADSPGITVEHRNAFMGLRGLENGLTRFHRVRVPAGNRIGPEGSGLKIALTTLNTGRLSLPAACAGAGKWCLKIAREWSGVREQWGGPVARHEAVGTKISFIAATTFALEAVVDLASQLADEDRNDIRIEAALAKLYASEMAWLIADELVQIRGGRGYETADSLAARGERAVPAEQVLRDLRINRIFEGSTEIMHLLIAREAVDAHLSVAGDLIDPGKSLADKARAGAKAGGFYARWLPGLVAGPGQLPRAYGEFGDLAGHLRYVERTSRKLARSTFYAMSRWQGRMELKQAFLGRIVDIGAELFAMSAACVRAELLRTTGDHGREAHELADVFCRQSRLRTEELFGRLWSNTDDLDRRIVEGVLDGRYTWLEAGIVDPGDDGPWIADATPGPSTEENVHRRIP is encoded by the coding sequence CAGCGGCCCAAGGTCACGGCACGCGAAGCCCGGCAGACCGCCGAGGCCGCGCGCGAGCAGGACTGGCACAAGCCGAGCTTCGCCAAGGAACTCTTCCTCGGCCGGTTCCGCCTGGACCTCATCCACCCCCACCCGCTCCCCGCCGACGAGGACGTCCGGCGCGGGGAGGCCTTCCTCGCGACCCTCCGGACGTTCTGCGAGACCCGGATCGACGGCGCCCGCATCGAGCGCGAGGCCCGCATCCCCGACGAGACGATCACCGGCCTCAAGGAGATCGGCGCGCTCGGGATGAAGATCGACCCGGCGTACGGCGGTCTCGGCCTCACCCAGCTGTACTACAACCGTGCCCTGGCCCTCGTCGGCTCCGCGAGCCCCGCCGTCGGCGCCCTGCTCTCCGCGCATCAGTCGATCGGCGTACCGCAGCCGCTGAAACTCTTCGGCACGCAGGCCCAGAAGGACGCCTTCCTGCCCCGCCTCGCCCGTACGGACCTCTCCGCCTTCCTCCTCACCGAGCCCGACGTCGGCTCCGACCCGGCCCGCCTCGCCACCACCGCCGTGCCGGAGGACGGCGACGGGGACGACACGTACGTCCTCGACGGGGTGAAGCTGTGGACCACCAACGGCGTCGTCGCCGACCTGCTGGTCGTCATGGCCCGCGTGCCCGCATCCGAGGGCCACCGCGGCGGCATCACCGCCTTCGTCGTCGAGGCCGACTCGCCCGGCATCACCGTCGAGCACCGCAACGCCTTCATGGGCCTGCGCGGCCTGGAGAACGGCCTCACCCGCTTCCACCGCGTCCGCGTCCCGGCCGGCAACCGCATCGGCCCCGAGGGCAGCGGACTGAAGATCGCCCTCACCACCCTCAACACCGGTCGTCTCTCGCTCCCCGCCGCGTGCGCGGGCGCCGGCAAGTGGTGCCTGAAGATCGCCCGTGAATGGTCGGGGGTCCGCGAGCAGTGGGGCGGGCCCGTCGCCCGCCACGAGGCCGTCGGCACCAAGATCTCCTTCATCGCGGCCACCACCTTCGCCCTGGAGGCCGTCGTCGACCTCGCCTCGCAGCTGGCCGACGAGGACCGCAACGACATCCGCATCGAGGCCGCCCTCGCCAAGCTGTACGCCTCCGAGATGGCGTGGCTGATCGCCGACGAACTGGTCCAGATCCGCGGCGGCCGCGGCTACGAGACAGCCGACTCCCTCGCCGCCCGCGGCGAACGCGCCGTCCCCGCCGAGCAGGTCCTGCGCGACCTGCGGATCAACCGGATCTTCGAGGGCTCGACGGAGATCATGCACCTGCTGATCGCCCGCGAGGCCGTCGACGCCCACCTCTCCGTCGCCGGCGACCTCATCGACCCCGGGAAGTCCCTCGCCGACAAGGCGCGGGCCGGCGCCAAGGCCGGCGGCTTCTACGCCCGCTGGCTGCCCGGACTCGTCGCCGGGCCCGGGCAACTGCCCCGGGCGTACGGGGAGTTCGGCGACCTCGCCGGTCACCTCCGGTACGTCGAGCGGACCTCCCGCAAGCTCGCCCGCTCGACCTTCTACGCGATGTCCCGCTGGCAGGGCCGCATGGAGCTCAAGCAGGCCTTCCTCGGGCGGATCGTCGACATCGGCGCCGAACTCTTCGCGATGAGCGCCGCCTGCGTACGGGCCGAACTCCTCCGCACCACCGGCGACCACGGCCGGGAGGCGCACGAGCTCGCGGACGTCTTCTGCCGCCAGTCCCGGCTGCGGACCGAGGAACTCTTCGGACGCCTCTGGTCCAACACCGACGACCTCGACAGGCGGATCGTCGAGGGCGTCCTCGACGGCCGGTACACCTGGCTGGAGGCCGGCATCGTCGACCCCGGCGACGACGGTCCGTGGATCGCGGACGCCACCCCGGGGCCGTCGACCGAGGAGAACGTCCACCGCAGGATCCCCTGA